The sequence TCATAGACGGCAAAACCGGTCTCACAGGCTTCCTGGATGTTGTCGAAGAACAGGAAATCACCGGGACTGCTGTGCGCGAGATCGTCCTCGGCGATCGCGCCGAACTCACAGATCAGGCGTTTGCCGGAACGGCTCGACCCGGTGACGGCGCGCAGCTTGCCGGCGACCTCCAGCCCGTGCAGCACGAAAGTCGGCGGGTCCCAGGCCAGCGCTTGCGTGAACAGCCCCCGGAAAAAGGCGCGGGTCTGATCGTCGCCGAAGACATTGGCAATGCCCATCTTGCGAAAGCGGTGCTCCTTCATGTCGAAGAAGGCGTCGAGCAGCCTGTCCACCTCGTCCGCGCTGCGCGCCTCGATGCGCCGGTGGCTGCCGACAGCCTCGAATTTGCGCGTCTGTGAACGATGCTTCTTGCGTTTGCGCTTGCCGCTGGCGCGCAGCAGCAGCGCATCGAAGCCACCGGCAAGGTCGACGGCCAGCGAAAGATTGGGGCTGGCGAAATGATCGAGCGATGCGAGCGGGTTGGCGATGCCGTCGAGATCGGGCAGCAGTCGTTCCAGCGTGATGAGATCGATGTCCGGACGGGCCCTGGCGATGGCTGCAAGCATCAAGCGGATAGCCGCGCTATCCGCCTTGGCCAGCCATTGCGGATCGGCGGCGGCGAAATTGCCGTTGGCGTGGCGGCCACCCATGAAACGGGCGACCCGAAACGGGCCCTGGTTGACGACTTCCAGAGCCAGGGCGAAGACCGGTTTGCCTTCGAGCGTGAGCGTCGCCACGACAAGATCAGGCTTGAGCTGAGCGGCCCAGTTCAGGATCCATGTCGCGCCCTGTGCCGGCGCGCTAAGCGCCGAGCGGCAGAACCCCGCATAGGCCGCCAGCCCGTCGGCCGCGGCAACGGAAACCGACAGCCCCTGGGCATCC is a genomic window of Mesorhizobium huakuii containing:
- a CDS encoding GNAT family N-acetyltransferase, producing the protein MVDAMASFDGNRLAATEASPRALPKDAQGLSVSVAAADGLAAYAGFCRSALSAPAQGATWILNWAAQLKPDLVVATLTLEGKPVFALALEVVNQGPFRVARFMGGRHANGNFAAADPQWLAKADSAAIRLMLAAIARARPDIDLITLERLLPDLDGIANPLASLDHFASPNLSLAVDLAGGFDALLLRASGKRKRKKHRSQTRKFEAVGSHRRIEARSADEVDRLLDAFFDMKEHRFRKMGIANVFGDDQTRAFFRGLFTQALAWDPPTFVLHGLEVAGKLRAVTGSSRSGKRLICEFGAIAEDDLAHSSPGDFLFFDNIQEACETGFAVYDFSVGDEPYKRQWCDLETRHFEVLVPLTLKGRALAQTLRQGARLKAFVKNSPTIWKLTKMLRRKAVGQAAPTAGEDES